The DNA segment GCGAGACCACAGGCGAGCCCCGAGGAGAGGTGCGCATACCCATCAAAGAGGTAGTACGACTTCGCCTTGGGGTTTATCCCGGTGCTAATAATAACCGCAATGATCAACCCGTAGATCCCGAGCACTCCGGCCATAACAACGGGCACGATGGATTTCATCACAAGCTCCGGCCGCATCACTCCCATCGACGCCACCCCGACTCCGCTCTTGGCCGTCCCGTACGCCGCCCCCATGCCTACACTCGACAAAAACCACCAGTCAAACCCGAACCTTTCAGATCTAAGAAAGAATACCCACAACACGACAGAGCCCTAGAAAAGCATAGATCTCGAGAGATTACAGGAGAACACGAGAGCCGCGGCGGCTCCGAGGAATCCAAAGAAGGGGGCGGTCTCATCGCCGCTGAAGGTCGACATCGTCGCGCGGAGTCGGGACGCAACCAAGATTTCTGGGAGCCCTAATTGCCCGGTAGGATTCGACGACGCACGGGGAAGAGACACGAGGGGTTGGCTAAGTTAAATACCGCTACGATTTGGGATAATTTACAAGATCTACCACTGGGATGCTTTGGACGTTCTTTGGATCCGTCTTTGGCCCTTTGTTCGTAGATGTGCGCGCACGTTGAACACATGCCAAGAGTGGCGGATGAGATCGGAGCGGATTTCATGGCAAGTGAAAATTTGGCAAACTTACACTTCTAAAAAGATTATTGAAACTTCAATTCAGAAAAGCATCATGTGATGGAAAAAGATGCAGCAGGTGATTGATCTGATGAGCATCGAGCTATAAACATGGTGAAGCAACACTGTCATTAATTTTATGCTCTTGACGAAAGAGTGAAAATTCATCAGATCAGATAACTAACATACCATGCTATATATTTCCACTGCTAACATATGGAGTCTGAGGTTTTGGCAAAGTCAAGAAGACTGAACTCATGTTATTCCCATGTCACTAATTTTCGCTGGCATTTCTCTCAACATGAAAGAACACACGCAGTTGCAGGGAAAGAAAATTGGATTTGCCGTGACATCTGTACATACTAACTGTTTACAAACTCACGGGGTCTTTCCTTGCTCCCTAGCCACAGAAGTAGAAAGGATGGAGAGGCTGCGGTTTAGAAATGTCAGAGCAGATTCACAATCCAGAATTATTTTCGTGATAGAGGATGGCTCATCGGTTGTCGTCGATAGTGATCCAACAGACATAGCTGCATATGAATCTCGTACGCTTCGCAAGTTTCCCAAAAACTGCATATGCCAAAGTCAATCAGTAAGGAACTATGTAACAGAACTGTTCTTATGGTAGACCTGAATTTTCTAACTTGTCAAATATATCAATTCCTCATCAGTCATGCTGAATAAATGACAATATAAAGATATCTTAATACAGGAACTATTTTCTAGAAATCGGCAAGGGCGAGCATATTCAGATGCTGACTTCATTCTAGTGCTTGATTGATTGTATGGCAGTCCAACTATGTTTTGTTATGATCCACCACTACCGATACTAGAAAAGAAGAATAGAAGAGTAAAACTGTATATCAAAGTTGCTTTATCGCATATACTTATATAAACTAGATTTAATCCAGGTGAACCTATTAAGTTTGATATATCTTTGAATTCTTGAAAGTTGAAAAAAGAAGTTTGAAAAAAAAGTTGAAAAAAGTACATTCAAAATCAGTGTAGGGACCATCATACTTGTCCGAACATGGTGTCATAACAATATCATTTTAGTTAGCATTGTTCTTTTTCCCTCTATCAAAATACCCTTTTTTGTGCTTTGTTTCGCTTAAGGATCACTGTATCCCATAACAAACCTTTTGCCTTACATCACACACGTTGTGTAGTCACTATGAGATGTTTGAAACAAAAGGCAAAAAGTGTATAAGGGGGATCTTTAGTGGAAAAGAAAGAACCTTAAATGAGAATAAATGAAAAAGAGAAACGTTTTTCATGAAATTGACCATTAGATGGTCCAACTATTGAATTTTAACTTTCGGTGGGCTAAAAGTAGAAAATTCTAAATATACCTTCAGAAGCGTATTATAAGCCTCCAACAGACGGTTAGCAGCAGGGCCAAACCCATGTAATTGTGGCACCTCCATCATGTGGGTCCAAGGACGGATTTCCTGTATTGTTTACATAAAGAAACCAAGACACATGGGTCTCAGTGTCAACAAGTTTTCCATGGTGAGCTAAACTCTCAAAGACAAAAAAGTTGCTTTCAATATACTTCAGATCAATTTTTTCCCTTAGAGCTGGACATTCTTGAAACCAAGAAGACAGCAAACCAAATAGCAAATCTTCAAGAGAAAATATTTCAGAAGGCTCAGTGTTACCTTCGTATAAATTAAATTGAAATACTTCACAGTTTCGAGGAAAGA comes from the Musa acuminata AAA Group cultivar baxijiao chromosome BXJ2-8, Cavendish_Baxijiao_AAA, whole genome shotgun sequence genome and includes:
- the LOC135618870 gene encoding V-type proton ATPase subunit c1-like gives rise to the protein MSTFSGDETAPFFGFLGAAAALVFSCMGAAYGTAKSGVGVASMGVMRPELVMKSIVPVVMAGVLGIYGLIIAVIISTGINPKAKSYYLFDGYAHLSSGLACGLAGLSAGMAIGIVGDAGVRANAQQPKLFVGMILILIFAEALALYGLIVGIILSSRAGQSRAD